One window of the Archangium primigenium genome contains the following:
- a CDS encoding GxGYxYP domain-containing protein, whose amino-acid sequence MHPPRSRRLALSSLLALAASGLGAASPSAQAAGISWPNGQVLPSFSAPATTLDLVDLTTGESREYRYEAEGPHVRHGTGRLEGNGWLAQVGIDAANHYMITGPYAADIPVGGNTAFFDLTVDNNTANSDVVVTVDVRDNTTGALLAQRDITRTDFKVAGSYQRFELPFTNPEAGHGLEFRVYWYGRAYTKIDCVGTRASVWDDEVVLFTTLKGLVNRTQPRIFTYDVTMRGQDGKTGWLNSLGLGYTEVADRWSLVSKYRSELKGLVVYDPALPDTVNLATTIAGLRGAVAASPALVGKLTAAPYSLPILVDLRGAFSNKLQVYQSLYDNYWPQLSHKVLIGLSPGLKGFIRDYAAATPLAMVWLDPKNAAEDALLRKFLAAMPYGSGIYMGWWPEEAAGVQRVSEYGISTVASDFASNLTVFGGMSRTVNLKPLPNKPPLRDKIYVSLILSDGDNLQFVEHLFKKLWDSPNRGQVPLGWTISPAMVDAMPGVLNYLHTTATPNDNLISGPTGLGYTYPNYWGNATHLDNYVALTNDYMNRAGLKVLTVWNKIDGATDTHVGNSFAAFAPSLLGLTAQNAGGGITVYNNLMPSQGLNATYCPTEASMVSEINRAISGWNGTSPRFVSIQANPWEGNSYQSFVNVVNAFSANPNIVFVRPDTYFQLLRESSLLAPDPAALVKVYEAEPTTYASSPFSHAVGRASDNGWTANVAQDNEGMMLYGPYVTTFPAGQLTTTFKIKIDALTGTNDPIVTLDVRDATTGQVLTAFDVTRHQFKAANAYQDFSLTYPNVAGHSLEFRAHYRDRATVNIDKVTTTTRLGLYEAEGAGVGHHAGRALGEGWQATPSYDPAGHMLYGPYDGNLPLGTHKVTFRLKTDNNTLGTQPLARIDVREETTGSSLAQAELTSQQFTSTTQYQDFSLSFSQTAPKRPLEYRVYFHAKASVVVDRVTVH is encoded by the coding sequence ATGCATCCCCCCCGAAGCCGTCGTCTGGCGCTCTCCTCCCTGCTGGCGCTCGCCGCGTCGGGGCTGGGCGCCGCGTCCCCGTCCGCCCAGGCCGCGGGCATCTCCTGGCCGAATGGACAGGTCCTCCCCTCGTTCTCCGCGCCCGCGACGACGTTGGACCTGGTGGACCTGACCACCGGCGAGTCCAGGGAGTACCGCTACGAGGCGGAAGGCCCGCACGTCCGTCACGGCACCGGGCGGCTGGAGGGCAATGGCTGGCTCGCGCAGGTGGGCATCGACGCGGCCAACCACTACATGATCACCGGCCCGTACGCGGCCGACATCCCGGTGGGCGGCAACACGGCCTTCTTCGATCTCACCGTCGACAACAACACGGCCAACAGCGACGTCGTGGTGACCGTGGACGTGCGGGACAACACCACGGGGGCGCTCCTCGCGCAGCGGGACATCACCCGGACCGACTTCAAGGTCGCCGGCTCCTACCAGCGCTTCGAGTTGCCCTTCACCAACCCGGAGGCCGGCCATGGCCTGGAGTTCCGGGTGTATTGGTATGGCCGCGCCTACACGAAGATCGACTGCGTGGGGACCCGGGCCTCCGTCTGGGATGACGAGGTGGTGCTGTTCACCACCCTCAAGGGCCTGGTCAACCGGACGCAGCCACGCATCTTCACCTACGACGTCACGATGCGCGGGCAGGATGGCAAGACGGGCTGGTTGAACTCCCTGGGCCTGGGCTACACGGAGGTGGCCGACCGGTGGAGCCTGGTGAGCAAGTACCGCAGCGAGCTCAAGGGCCTCGTCGTCTACGACCCGGCGCTCCCCGACACGGTGAACCTGGCCACCACCATCGCGGGCCTGCGCGGCGCCGTGGCCGCCTCGCCCGCGCTGGTGGGCAAGCTGACGGCCGCCCCCTACTCCCTGCCCATCCTGGTGGACCTGCGCGGCGCGTTCAGCAACAAGCTCCAGGTGTACCAGTCGCTGTATGACAACTACTGGCCCCAGCTGTCCCACAAGGTCCTCATCGGCCTGTCGCCCGGCCTCAAGGGCTTCATCCGGGACTACGCCGCGGCGACCCCGCTGGCCATGGTGTGGTTGGATCCCAAGAACGCCGCCGAGGACGCCCTCTTGCGCAAATTCCTCGCGGCCATGCCGTACGGCAGTGGCATCTACATGGGCTGGTGGCCGGAGGAGGCCGCCGGGGTCCAGCGCGTCTCCGAGTACGGCATCTCCACCGTGGCCAGTGACTTCGCCTCGAACCTGACGGTGTTCGGCGGCATGTCCCGCACGGTGAACCTCAAGCCGCTGCCCAACAAGCCGCCGCTGCGCGACAAGATCTACGTCTCCCTCATCCTGAGCGACGGCGACAACCTCCAGTTCGTGGAGCACCTGTTCAAGAAGCTCTGGGACTCGCCCAACCGGGGCCAGGTGCCGCTGGGCTGGACCATTTCCCCGGCCATGGTGGACGCCATGCCCGGCGTGCTCAACTACCTGCACACCACCGCCACGCCCAATGACAACCTCATCTCGGGCCCGACGGGACTCGGCTACACGTACCCCAACTACTGGGGCAATGCCACGCACCTGGACAACTACGTGGCGCTGACCAATGACTACATGAACCGCGCGGGCCTGAAGGTCCTCACCGTGTGGAACAAGATCGACGGCGCCACGGACACCCACGTGGGCAACAGCTTCGCCGCCTTCGCGCCCTCGCTGCTGGGTCTCACCGCGCAGAACGCCGGCGGCGGCATCACCGTCTACAACAACCTCATGCCCAGCCAGGGCCTCAACGCCACCTACTGCCCCACCGAGGCCTCCATGGTCTCGGAGATCAACCGCGCCATCTCTGGCTGGAATGGCACCTCGCCCCGCTTCGTCAGCATCCAGGCCAACCCGTGGGAGGGCAATTCCTACCAGAGCTTCGTCAACGTGGTGAATGCCTTCAGCGCCAACCCGAACATCGTCTTCGTGCGGCCGGACACCTACTTCCAGCTCCTGCGCGAGTCCTCCCTCCTGGCCCCGGATCCCGCCGCGCTGGTGAAAGTGTACGAGGCCGAGCCGACGACCTACGCGAGCTCGCCCTTCTCCCACGCCGTGGGCCGCGCGAGCGACAACGGGTGGACGGCCAACGTGGCCCAGGACAACGAGGGGATGATGCTCTATGGCCCCTACGTCACCACGTTCCCCGCGGGGCAGCTCACCACCACGTTCAAGATCAAGATCGACGCCCTCACCGGCACCAACGATCCCATCGTGACGCTGGATGTCCGCGATGCCACCACGGGCCAGGTGCTGACGGCGTTCGACGTCACCCGCCACCAGTTCAAGGCCGCCAACGCCTACCAGGACTTCAGCCTGACCTACCCGAACGTCGCCGGCCACTCGCTCGAGTTCCGCGCCCACTACCGCGACCGGGCCACGGTCAACATCGACAAGGTCACCACCACCACGCGCCTCGGGCTGTACGAGGCGGAGGGCGCCGGGGTGGGGCACCATGCCGGCCGCGCGCTCGGGGAGGGCTGGCAGGCGACGCCGTCCTACGACCCGGCCGGGCACATGCTCTACGGGCCCTACGACGGCAACCTGCCCCTCGGCACGCACAAGGTGACGTTCCGGCTGAAGACCGACAACAACACCCTGGGCACCCAGCCGCTCGCGCGCATCGACGTGCGGGAGGAGACCACGGGCTCCTCACTCGCCCAGGCGGAGCTCACGTCCCAGCAGTTCACCAGCACCACCCAGTACCAGGACTTCAGCCTGAGCTTCTCGCAGACGGCCCCCAAGCGCCCGCTGGAGTACCGGGTCTACTTCCACGCCAAGGCGTCCGTCGTCGTCGACCGCGTGACCGTGCACTGA
- a CDS encoding MFS transporter, with protein MVPSDAPASAPSVFRHRDFRLYQLVRLCAVLAMQVESVAIGWQVYEMTGSALALGYTGLAQFLPFVSFALVGGQVADRVDRRAILIVCQGVMLLCSLLLLAFSLGHIQDVRFVYGVLVLFGTARAFYSPASSALVPRLVPPEELTRAVAINSTTWQVATIAGPALGGLLYGWGGATGAYIGSAALCALTVVWMLSLRVRTGPVSREPLSLDTLLAGFRFVRRQRLLLGSITLDLFAVLLGGAVALLPIYARDVLHTGPWGMGLLRSAPAAGAAVVAVLLASRPLGGRAGWKMFVSVAIFGVATLVFGLSHSLPLSVVALAVAGAADMVSVVVRGTLEMVATPDEMRGRVGAVNMMCVGASNELGEFRAGAFAEHVGAVSAVVSGAVGTIIVVGLWAWAFPELRRVDQLEDAAREPLPPETPEALATPPAHGAG; from the coding sequence ATGGTTCCATCCGACGCCCCCGCTTCCGCGCCCTCCGTCTTCCGTCACCGCGACTTCCGCCTCTACCAACTGGTGCGCCTGTGCGCCGTGCTCGCCATGCAGGTGGAGTCGGTGGCCATTGGCTGGCAGGTGTACGAGATGACCGGCAGCGCGCTGGCCCTGGGCTACACGGGGCTCGCGCAGTTCCTGCCCTTCGTGTCCTTCGCGCTCGTGGGCGGACAGGTGGCGGACCGGGTGGATCGCCGCGCCATCCTCATCGTGTGCCAGGGCGTGATGCTGCTGTGCAGTCTGCTCTTGCTGGCCTTCTCCCTGGGCCACATCCAGGACGTGCGCTTCGTCTACGGCGTGCTGGTGCTCTTCGGCACCGCGCGGGCCTTCTACTCGCCCGCGAGCTCCGCCCTGGTGCCGCGCCTGGTGCCCCCCGAGGAGCTCACGCGCGCGGTGGCCATCAACTCCACCACGTGGCAGGTGGCGACGATCGCCGGGCCCGCCCTGGGCGGCCTGCTCTATGGCTGGGGGGGCGCCACCGGGGCCTATATCGGCTCGGCCGCGCTGTGCGCGCTCACGGTGGTGTGGATGCTGTCCCTGCGGGTGCGCACGGGCCCCGTGTCCCGCGAGCCGCTCTCGCTCGACACCCTGCTCGCGGGCTTCCGCTTCGTGCGCCGGCAGCGGCTGCTGCTCGGCAGCATCACCCTGGACCTGTTCGCCGTGCTGCTCGGGGGCGCGGTGGCCCTGCTGCCCATCTACGCGCGGGACGTGCTGCACACCGGGCCCTGGGGCATGGGGCTGTTGCGCAGCGCCCCGGCGGCGGGCGCGGCGGTGGTGGCCGTGCTCCTGGCGTCGCGGCCCCTGGGCGGCCGGGCGGGATGGAAGATGTTCGTCTCGGTGGCCATCTTCGGCGTGGCGACGCTCGTGTTCGGCTTGAGCCACTCGTTGCCCCTGTCGGTGGTGGCGCTGGCGGTGGCGGGCGCGGCGGACATGGTGAGCGTGGTGGTGCGCGGCACGCTGGAGATGGTGGCCACGCCGGACGAGATGCGCGGCCGCGTGGGCGCGGTGAACATGATGTGCGTGGGCGCCTCCAACGAGCTGGGCGAGTTCCGGGCCGGCGCCTTCGCCGAGCACGTGGGCGCGGTGTCGGCGGTGGTGTCCGGCGCGGTGGGGACGATCATCGTGGTGGGCCTGTGGGCCTGGGCCTTCCCCGAGCTGCGGCGCGTGGACCAGCTGGAGGACGCGGCACGCGAGCCGCTGCCGCCCGAGACCCCCGAGGCCCTCGCCACGCCCCCGGCGCATGGAGCCGGTTGA
- a CDS encoding serine/threonine protein kinase: MSTSQGEGPPRPGALRPGTQVGAWRVVEALGVGGQGAVYRVEDVARPGEFYALKLSLHARDKRAEREVALMMSQAAHPHVVRFHGCARWPHPSEGWLGIVMDWVPGQALDAWAESGATFRRLALVGATVARTLGELHARGVLHRDLKPEHIRVRASDGQPVLLDFGAGWYEGAPPLTTGPLPPATPYLISPEAAYALWRSAKQAGVRHVFQPTDDLYALGICLYRATTGHYPFPEGWPPEVLLLASVHVLPLAPARVNPRVPRALSDIVMRLLEKDPRARYPNGAALEAALLAATEETDAEWDAPIFEWDEQEHEIVRPPRPRPTGSTAPPVARTRRHGSHAIGWAAAALLMLLPVVCLAPAGHIPRPAWFTEVHVEPTSVQPEQAPLPARNQKQAPCKQGLEVELSGVCWLRLWQQPPNCPSETVAYKGQCLLPVAKSRPLPTSVDAGTPGAR; encoded by the coding sequence ATGTCCACGAGTCAGGGAGAGGGGCCGCCTCGGCCAGGAGCCTTGAGGCCGGGCACGCAGGTGGGCGCCTGGCGCGTGGTGGAGGCACTGGGCGTGGGCGGACAGGGCGCGGTCTACCGGGTGGAGGACGTCGCCCGTCCAGGCGAGTTCTACGCCCTCAAGCTCTCCCTGCACGCGCGAGACAAGCGGGCCGAGCGCGAGGTGGCGCTGATGATGAGCCAGGCGGCCCATCCTCACGTGGTGCGCTTCCATGGCTGTGCCCGCTGGCCGCACCCGAGCGAGGGCTGGCTGGGCATCGTCATGGACTGGGTTCCTGGCCAGGCATTGGATGCGTGGGCGGAGTCGGGCGCCACCTTCCGGCGACTGGCCCTCGTGGGCGCCACGGTGGCGCGGACGCTGGGCGAGTTGCATGCGCGCGGGGTGCTGCACCGAGACCTCAAGCCCGAGCACATCCGGGTGCGCGCCTCGGACGGGCAGCCAGTGCTGCTCGACTTCGGCGCGGGCTGGTACGAGGGCGCCCCGCCCCTCACCACCGGCCCCCTGCCGCCCGCCACGCCCTACCTCATCAGCCCCGAGGCGGCCTACGCCCTGTGGCGCAGCGCGAAGCAGGCCGGGGTCCGCCACGTCTTCCAACCCACCGATGACCTGTACGCCCTGGGCATCTGCCTCTACCGGGCCACCACCGGGCATTATCCCTTTCCCGAGGGGTGGCCTCCAGAGGTGTTGCTGTTGGCCTCCGTGCACGTACTGCCGCTCGCGCCCGCGCGCGTCAACCCGCGTGTCCCCCGGGCCTTGAGTGACATCGTCATGCGGCTGCTGGAGAAGGACCCCCGGGCGCGCTATCCGAACGGCGCGGCGCTCGAGGCGGCCCTGCTCGCGGCCACCGAGGAGACGGATGCGGAATGGGACGCGCCCATCTTCGAGTGGGATGAACAGGAGCACGAGATCGTCCGGCCGCCAAGGCCCCGGCCCACGGGGTCCACCGCGCCGCCTGTCGCCAGAACGCGAAGACACGGGTCCCACGCCATCGGATGGGCCGCGGCGGCACTGCTGATGCTGTTGCCCGTGGTGTGCCTCGCACCAGCAGGCCACATTCCCCGCCCGGCGTGGTTCACGGAGGTGCACGTGGAGCCCACGTCCGTGCAGCCCGAACAAGCCCCGCTGCCCGCACGCAATCAGAAGCAGGCGCCCTGCAAGCAAGGATTGGAAGTGGAGCTGTCCGGAGTGTGCTGGCTGCGGCTCTGGCAACAGCCTCCAAACTGTCCGTCCGAGACCGTCGCGTACAAGGGACAATGCCTGTTGCCCGTGGCGAAGTCCCGCCCGCTTCCAACGAGCGTCGACGCGGGGACGCCCGGGGCGCGATGA
- a CDS encoding PLP-dependent aminotransferase family protein produces the protein MTEIVFTRGVPPPEAFPTQQLAECFTAGLSGDTAVVLQYGQQQGYLPLRREIAREYGVTEAEVLIGNGSLHLQDLVSAYLIRPGAVVYTEQPSYDRAITTFRRRGARVVGLPLESDGISVDALEAALKKEVPAFLYLVPDFQNPAGATLSKEKRQRVVELATRHGFYVIEDVPYRKLRYAGEEHPLLRAFDPTRILTMSSFSKLLSPGLRVGFMIGPADLVKGLTKLGEDTYLSPVLPSQAAVAEYLKRGWLQPNIDRLKTLYKPRWQALADAVRSKLSGAQAFIPDGGFFVSVILPESAHTHDLVGRAKAKGLVLTPGAPFFADPHDGGEIPSERFVRLPFCAVTPEQITEGVSRLAQLL, from the coding sequence ATGACTGAAATTGTCTTCACCCGTGGTGTGCCGCCTCCGGAGGCTTTTCCCACCCAGCAGCTCGCCGAGTGCTTCACGGCCGGGTTGAGCGGGGACACCGCCGTGGTGCTCCAGTACGGCCAGCAGCAGGGCTACCTGCCCCTGCGCCGGGAGATCGCCCGGGAGTACGGCGTCACCGAGGCCGAGGTGCTCATCGGCAACGGCTCGTTGCACCTGCAGGACCTGGTCTCCGCCTACCTCATCCGTCCCGGCGCCGTCGTCTACACGGAGCAGCCGAGCTATGACCGCGCCATCACCACGTTCCGCCGGCGGGGGGCCCGGGTGGTGGGCCTGCCCTTGGAGTCCGATGGCATCAGCGTGGACGCGCTGGAGGCCGCGCTGAAGAAGGAGGTGCCGGCCTTCCTGTACCTCGTGCCCGACTTCCAGAACCCCGCGGGCGCCACGCTCTCCAAGGAGAAGCGCCAGCGGGTGGTGGAGCTCGCCACGCGCCACGGCTTCTACGTCATCGAGGACGTGCCCTACCGCAAGCTGCGCTACGCGGGCGAGGAGCACCCGCTGCTGCGCGCGTTCGATCCCACGCGCATCCTCACCATGAGCTCCTTCAGCAAGCTGCTCAGCCCGGGCCTGCGCGTGGGCTTCATGATCGGCCCCGCGGACCTGGTGAAGGGCCTGACCAAGCTGGGCGAGGACACCTACCTGTCGCCCGTGCTGCCCAGCCAGGCGGCCGTGGCCGAGTACCTCAAGCGCGGCTGGCTCCAGCCCAACATCGACCGGCTCAAGACGCTCTACAAGCCGAGGTGGCAGGCCCTGGCGGACGCGGTGCGGAGCAAGCTGTCCGGCGCCCAGGCCTTCATCCCCGACGGCGGCTTCTTCGTGAGCGTCATCCTGCCCGAGAGCGCCCACACGCATGACCTGGTGGGCCGCGCCAAGGCGAAGGGCCTGGTGCTCACGCCGGGCGCGCCGTTCTTCGCGGACCCCCACGATGGCGGTGAAATCCCGAGCGAGCGCTTCGTGCGGCTGCCCTTCTGCGCCGTCACGCCCGAGCAGATCACCGAGGGCGTGAGCCGGCTGGCCCAGCTGCTCTAG
- a CDS encoding MarR family winged helix-turn-helix transcriptional regulator, which translates to MPTPTPSTEALALRVLRLLPPLHRWAAASVQAKHWGQGLSMRQLSVVSAMRSGVSSPGVLARRLMVTPAVITGLLDRLERQGYVRREMEADDRRRLRLVLTKTGIAVSDAVQQALTRELASHFQASDEELSLLGRALDPLERTLALLDSRQLPLGADDAEPEAPTPSTRRVRAPARKRAVRKAAPRKSRP; encoded by the coding sequence ATGCCGACTCCCACCCCCTCCACCGAGGCGCTCGCGCTCCGGGTCCTGCGATTGTTGCCCCCCCTGCACCGCTGGGCGGCGGCGAGCGTGCAGGCGAAGCATTGGGGGCAGGGGCTGAGCATGCGCCAGTTGAGCGTGGTCTCCGCCATGCGCTCCGGGGTGTCCTCTCCCGGGGTGCTGGCGCGGCGGCTCATGGTGACGCCGGCGGTCATCACCGGGCTGCTCGACCGGCTGGAGCGCCAGGGCTACGTGCGGCGGGAGATGGAGGCGGACGATCGCCGCCGGCTGCGTCTGGTGCTGACCAAGACGGGCATCGCGGTGAGTGACGCGGTCCAGCAGGCCCTGACGCGGGAGCTGGCCTCGCACTTCCAGGCCTCGGACGAGGAGCTGTCGCTGCTGGGCCGGGCGCTGGATCCCCTGGAGCGCACCCTGGCCCTGCTCGACTCCCGCCAGCTTCCCCTGGGCGCGGACGACGCCGAGCCCGAGGCGCCCACGCCGTCCACGCGGCGGGTCCGGGCGCCCGCGCGCAAGCGGGCGGTCAGGAAGGCGGCTCCGAGGAAGTCGCGCCCCTGA
- a CDS encoding trehalase family glycosidase produces the protein MADTRGTRTLRRGPALALALVALGAEAAPADYADVRGYIARNWDVLTRSIDTCAVLQDPKVPRRAVLYLPQDLPEPAAVQKLRQACPQARIERLPADITGPGQVDVRALPSQGLLYLEHPYVVPGGRFNEMYGWDSYFIVRGLLRDGRRELAQGMVRNFFFEIEHYGAVLNANRTYYLTRSQPPFLTSMALAVHAELDEAEGRAWLAEAYPYLVRDYGLWKERAHLAGDTGLSRYFDYGQGPVPEIEDDQARYYRDVVSYFASHPAEGKPFVHEVPQATAPAGDTAPVFITQVCQRNVGATVCTTGQSLTLTPDFYLGDRAMRESGFDISFRFGPFSARTHHFAAVDLNSLLYKTETDLESIATRLGQDQDASTWKERARQRKALVDRYLWDAERGLYFDYDTQAGKRSTYEYATTFYPLWAGLASPAQARAVVASLARFEQPGGLAMSTRETSSQWDLPYGWAPLQLLTVEGLRRYGHGAEADRLSREFLDMVAEDFRRDGTLREKYDVVKRTSETQVTAGYAENVVGFGWTNGVFLELWRGLTPKPPR, from the coding sequence ATGGCGGACACGCGCGGCACCAGGACACTCCGGAGGGGGCCCGCCCTCGCGCTCGCCCTCGTCGCGCTCGGGGCCGAGGCCGCGCCCGCCGACTACGCCGACGTGCGCGGCTACATCGCCCGGAACTGGGACGTGCTCACGCGCTCCATCGACACGTGCGCGGTGCTCCAGGATCCCAAGGTGCCCCGGCGCGCGGTGCTCTACCTGCCGCAGGATCTGCCCGAGCCCGCGGCCGTCCAGAAGCTGCGCCAGGCGTGTCCCCAGGCGCGCATCGAGCGGCTGCCCGCGGACATCACCGGCCCCGGCCAGGTGGACGTGCGCGCGCTGCCCTCCCAGGGCCTGCTCTACCTGGAGCACCCCTACGTGGTGCCCGGGGGCCGCTTCAACGAGATGTACGGCTGGGACAGCTACTTCATCGTCCGGGGGCTCTTGCGTGACGGGCGGCGGGAGCTGGCCCAGGGCATGGTGCGCAACTTCTTCTTCGAGATCGAACACTACGGCGCGGTGCTCAACGCCAACCGCACCTACTACCTGACGCGCTCGCAGCCGCCCTTCCTCACCTCCATGGCGCTGGCGGTGCACGCCGAGCTGGACGAGGCGGAGGGCCGCGCCTGGCTCGCCGAGGCCTACCCCTACCTGGTGCGGGACTACGGCCTGTGGAAGGAACGGGCGCACCTGGCGGGGGACACGGGGCTGTCGCGCTACTTCGACTACGGGCAGGGGCCGGTGCCGGAGATCGAGGACGACCAGGCGCGCTACTACCGGGACGTGGTGAGCTACTTCGCGAGCCATCCGGCGGAGGGAAAGCCCTTCGTGCACGAGGTGCCCCAGGCCACCGCGCCGGCGGGCGACACGGCCCCGGTGTTCATCACCCAGGTGTGCCAGCGCAACGTGGGCGCCACGGTGTGCACGACGGGCCAGAGCCTCACCCTGACGCCGGACTTCTACCTGGGCGACCGCGCCATGCGCGAGTCCGGCTTCGACATCTCCTTTCGCTTCGGCCCCTTCAGCGCGCGCACGCACCACTTCGCGGCGGTGGACCTCAACAGCCTGCTCTACAAGACGGAGACGGACCTCGAGTCCATCGCCACCCGGCTCGGCCAGGACCAGGACGCGAGCACCTGGAAGGAGCGTGCCCGCCAGCGCAAGGCGCTCGTGGACCGCTACCTGTGGGACGCCGAGCGGGGGCTCTACTTCGACTACGACACCCAGGCGGGCAAACGCTCCACCTACGAGTACGCGACGACCTTCTACCCCTTGTGGGCGGGGCTGGCCTCGCCGGCGCAGGCCCGGGCGGTGGTGGCGAGCCTGGCGCGCTTCGAGCAGCCGGGAGGACTCGCCATGAGCACGCGGGAGACGTCGTCGCAGTGGGACCTGCCCTACGGGTGGGCCCCGCTGCAACTGCTCACCGTCGAGGGCCTGCGCCGCTATGGCCATGGCGCGGAGGCGGACCGGCTGTCGCGCGAGTTCCTCGACATGGTGGCCGAGGACTTCCGCCGCGATGGCACCCTGCGCGAGAAGTACGACGTGGTGAAGCGCACCAGCGAGACCCAGGTGACCGCGGGCTACGCGGAGAACGTCGTGGGCTTTGGCTGGACCAACGGCGTCTTCCTGGAGCTGTGGCGGGGCCTCACGCCCAAGCCTCCCCGGTGA
- a CDS encoding glycoside hydrolase family 13 protein — MTHPWWKDAVVYQIYPRSFQDSDGDGVGDLRGIIRRLDYLKRLGVDVLWLSPIYASPNDDNGYDISDYRAIMTEFGTMADFEELLREAHARGLKIMLDLVVNHTSDEHPWFIESRQGPDSAKRDYYVWRKGADGQPPNRWQSFFSGSVWEKDAASGEYYLHLFSRRQPDLNWENPQVRREVYDMMRFWLDKGVDGWRMDTVNMFSKPQDFPEGQPIPGTSLTEGQPLFLNGPRIHEFLQEMHREVLAHYDVMTVGETPGVSPTEGALYCGAERGELNMVFHFEHVFLGDEQAERGKWSNPPLALPDIKRVLARWQTGLHGRGWNSLYWDNHDQPRAVSRFGDDRQYRVESAKMLCTVLLFMQGTPYIYQGQELGMTNVSFESMHHYKDIETLNASKVLREEHGWDEARILAGVYARGRDNARTPMHWSAGTNAGFTTGTPWIGLNPNYPDINAEAAEADPGSVWHHYRDVIALRKALPVVREGAFTLLDAEHPTVFAYVRDDAHTRLLVVGHFHGQPGTYPIPREFVGGEVLSNNYPGLEGERELKLRPYQAVVLRAR; from the coding sequence ATGACGCATCCCTGGTGGAAGGACGCCGTCGTCTATCAAATCTACCCGCGCAGCTTTCAGGACAGCGATGGAGATGGCGTGGGGGACTTGCGCGGCATCATCCGGCGGCTGGACTACCTCAAGCGCCTGGGCGTGGACGTGCTGTGGCTCTCGCCCATCTACGCCTCGCCCAACGACGACAACGGCTACGACATCTCCGACTACCGCGCCATCATGACCGAGTTCGGCACCATGGCCGACTTCGAGGAGCTCTTGCGCGAGGCGCATGCGCGGGGCCTGAAGATCATGCTCGACCTGGTGGTGAACCACACGAGCGACGAGCACCCCTGGTTCATCGAGTCCCGCCAGGGCCCGGACTCCGCCAAGCGCGACTACTACGTCTGGAGGAAGGGCGCGGATGGCCAGCCGCCCAACCGCTGGCAGTCCTTCTTCAGCGGCTCCGTCTGGGAGAAGGACGCGGCGAGCGGCGAGTACTACCTGCACCTCTTCAGCCGGCGGCAGCCGGACCTCAACTGGGAGAACCCCCAGGTGCGGCGCGAGGTGTACGACATGATGCGCTTCTGGCTCGACAAGGGCGTGGATGGCTGGCGCATGGACACGGTCAACATGTTCAGCAAGCCCCAGGACTTCCCCGAGGGCCAGCCCATCCCCGGCACGAGCCTCACCGAGGGCCAGCCGCTGTTCCTCAACGGCCCGCGCATCCACGAGTTCCTCCAGGAGATGCACCGCGAGGTGCTCGCGCACTACGACGTGATGACGGTGGGCGAGACGCCCGGCGTGTCCCCCACCGAGGGCGCGCTGTACTGCGGCGCCGAGCGCGGCGAGCTCAACATGGTGTTCCATTTCGAGCACGTGTTCCTCGGCGACGAGCAGGCCGAGCGCGGCAAGTGGAGCAACCCCCCGCTGGCCCTGCCGGACATCAAGCGCGTGCTGGCGCGCTGGCAGACAGGGCTGCACGGCCGGGGGTGGAACAGCCTGTACTGGGACAACCATGATCAGCCGCGCGCCGTGTCGCGCTTCGGGGATGACCGCCAGTACCGCGTGGAGAGCGCGAAGATGCTCTGCACGGTGCTCCTGTTCATGCAGGGCACGCCCTACATCTACCAGGGGCAGGAGCTGGGGATGACGAACGTGTCCTTCGAGAGCATGCACCACTACAAGGACATCGAGACGCTCAACGCCTCCAAGGTGCTGCGCGAGGAGCACGGCTGGGACGAGGCGCGCATCCTCGCCGGGGTGTATGCCCGGGGCCGGGACAACGCGCGCACGCCCATGCACTGGAGCGCGGGGACGAACGCGGGCTTCACCACGGGCACGCCGTGGATTGGCCTCAACCCCAACTACCCGGACATCAACGCCGAGGCGGCCGAGGCGGACCCGGGCTCCGTCTGGCACCACTACCGGGACGTCATCGCCCTGCGCAAGGCGCTGCCCGTCGTGCGGGAGGGCGCCTTCACGCTCCTGGACGCCGAGCACCCCACCGTCTTCGCCTACGTCCGGGACGACGCGCACACGCGGCTGCTCGTGGTGGGCCACTTCCACGGCCAGCCCGGCACGTACCCGATTCCCCGCGAGTTCGTCGGCGGGGAGGTGCTCAGCAACAACTACCCCGGGCTCGAGGGCGAGCGCGAGCTGAAGCTGCGGCCCTACCAGGCCGTGGTCCTCCGCGCGCGCTGA